The following are from one region of the Nicotiana tomentosiformis chromosome 7, ASM39032v3, whole genome shotgun sequence genome:
- the LOC138895198 gene encoding stress response protein NST1-like: MEIVTILDELSKDANQWPSESAERRRVNGVHPVDSNISVQVQFDAMAKEIRKLTLASIQSETHASCDICGRGHPTHECQASTEEVNVVGNYNFNAMSNAWKQNNARPQGQGAHVFQNQQRQQFQPQQQIQSGLEDLMKSFIVKKDERLDAHGASIKELGTGLRNLEKQVGQIATILFERILGTLPADTERNLKETINVVTLRNGQLIRRRKARREKKKKKKKKKKKKKKKKKKKKKKKDTSRRDESNEESNHKPALPFPQKLYREKLDKQFEKFLDMLRLVNVNLPFIEVLSQMPTYAKFLKKILIKKRKIEDTSKIRE; the protein is encoded by the exons ATggagatagtcactattctcGATGAATTATccaaagatgcaaatcagtggccctctgaaagtgctgaaagaagaagggtGAATGGTGTTCATCCGGTTGATTCTAACATATCTGTGCAGGTACAGTTTGATGCTATGGCGAAAGAGATAAGGAAGTTGACCTTAGCTTCAATACAGAGTGAGACTCATGCATCATGTGATAtttgtggaagaggacacccaactcatgagtgtcaggcctcaactgaggaagttaaTGTTGTTGGAAATTACAACTTTAATGCAATGT CAAATGCATGGAAACAAAATAACGCCAGACCTCAGGGACAAGGGGCGCATGTtttccaaaatcagcagaggcagcaatttcagccCCAACAGCAAATTCAATCTGGGTTAGAAGATCTGATGAAGTCCTTCATTGTCAAGAAagatgagagattagatgctcatggtgcatctatcaaagaacttggcacaGGGTTGCGAAAtttggagaagcaagtgggacaaattgctaCCATATTATTTGAGAGGATCCTAGGTACTTTGCCAGCTGATACTGAAAGGAACCTCAAAGAAACTATAAATGTTGTAACTCTGAGAAATGGGCAA ttgataagaagaagaaaagcaagaagggagaagaagaagaagaagaagaagaagaagaagaagaagaagaagaagaagaagaagaagaagaagaagaaggatactTCGAGAAGGGATGAATCTAATGAAGAGAGCAATCACAagcctgctttaccttttccccaaaagctttaTAGAGAGAAGCTGGATAAACAATTTGAGAAGTTCCTAGATATGTTGAGACTcgttaatgtaaatttgccatttATAGaggttctctcacaaatgccaacttatgcaaaattcttgaagaaaatccTCATAAAGAAAAGGAAGATTGAGGATACATCG aaAATTAGAgagtga